In the Corythoichthys intestinalis isolate RoL2023-P3 chromosome 12, ASM3026506v1, whole genome shotgun sequence genome, one interval contains:
- the itprid2 gene encoding protein ITPRID2 isoform X1, with protein sequence MESPVVLPDRAPPPDGAVPKPILASVRRLAWAKSRDSTWQETQKSNGDAERTSDEAGEPGVLDINGGLSPVTNWLDQCRTPLTASLDDQSANAATAKAGAPRNGCSFEDDLSLGAEADHLQSGNKKTSSCGGLAADQKRSQYKEKGRSMNSTGSGKSSNVSRCVSVGSARLGASVRRPASSRASLDSVSELLDLYEEDPEEILLNLGFGRDEPDMSSRIPARFFNGSSAARGIDIKVYLGAQLQRMEVENPNYALTSRFRQIEVLTTVANQFIQLYGHVSGQPVQSVNGSKDQGGEGEVIKDQSAPPSLFQRKNSAQNVADRLRKRLSKNNLLSAASQAAASAAESAPPAPLDGRDAVDNQHAEKNVRKKDGRSLETVTEEGEQRPSVPPVQNGHRSAPEVVPPPLAPPLLAQLRTVTAADSFDMEEIQSNEDDALLSRTSRSSDLLRTASQQSDSSGFAEETSSADAANLKVQVSSDSCDSETTVTSHPSQDAATPVALDRPSFNLPDARADVSDTVSGADESEPASGAEESPPVGGDEKSELSSCEVENSEPVCGSEDSEPTSGARGSEPASGADKSERARKVESSEPTDSEVASRVPKESPQEPDGSVKESNLISVAQESKPASGTEESEPATGVEQSEPTRSAESTEQTREAEDSEAASRVPTESQQESARGDKVSAPISEAEESGQASSLDWETGEEGHISQLVPQYKAHQLPKNIAPEERGPSGDGAQPREFPEETPHDTCDDPPPSVPSPFRLPAMDSPVLSALNRVKQRLGDAVPHPSRRRHRSGLPLQRSSSLPSSLLFPSKVVSTVKIQLGGGRAYFGQPRYSFRYVQEPDADPDTVNPCSFVSAHVVEKSSDSRERDGSPHPTVRSSGSLRCASPPADWPWITQSVPDLSFDQQRFGHYQRGGTPDPGPDIFHYPCPSPRPETPMSAPHVNPPPLYPAHLHPYASLPNLVHPYVSFHQPPATTPPHYASLWSLPSGTHGPRYHAGNYHTAYHSVPHSPSYPGYPVYDPGPFPPLAPDHVAHRGGAPPAPGFLSGLGQSPGPRRGLGHGPHVSSNLGQSPHPGVGQGYGPYASVGGHVHGPYLGFGPGHSPYSGPGCCPGSHSGFGQSSGQLLSDTEMQLRRVLHDIRGTVQSLNQQLSDVSSASPEASSQQAFAELRQKRHSLSVFRAQMSHLETSVGRQQALVYKHLSPADRLEVEQLESLRSAVKEELLELEQQLEEKLLDIMTPRKVASMDNVSANSALRAMEPVSELLREQLLLRSELSYDERPGSPATPTRPAVYRASVNITPAPPPRGDGRRDRPEEEEKAESAGDEEEALAADHLQQLITEIRENVTQEVRQEILKELMVTTGPSRP encoded by the exons ATGGAAAGTCCCGTCGTTCTCCCGGACCGGGCCCCGCCTCCAG ACGGCGCCGTGCCCAAGCCCATCCTGGCGTCCGTGCGCCGGTTGGCCTGGGCCAAGAGCAGGGACTCCACCTGGCAGGAGACGCAGAAATCCAACGGCGACGCCGAGAGGACCTCTGACGAAGCAGGTGAACCAGGTGTCTTAGACATAAATGGAG GACTTTCTCCCGTCACCAACTGGCTCGACCAATGCAG GACGCCGCTGACCGCATCGCTGGACGATCAGAGCGCCAACGCGGCCACGGCCAAAG CCGGGGCGCCCAGGAACGGCTGCAGCTTCGAAGATGACCTTTCTCTGGGAGCTGAAG CGGACCACCTTCAGTCCGGCAACAAGAAGACTTCATCCTG CGGCGGTCTGGCCGCCGATCAGAAAAGGAGCCAGTACAAGGAGAAAGGACGAAGCATGAACTCCACCGGATCCGGAAAGAGCAGCAACGTGTCCAGGTGCGTCTCCGTCGGCTCGGCTCGGCTCGGTGCGTCGGTCCGGCGTCCCGCGAGCTCACGGGCGTCCCTCGACAGCGTGTCGGAGCTCCTGGACCTTTACGAGGAAGACCCCGAGGAGATCCTCCTCAATCTGGGTTTCGGGAGGGACGAGCCCGACATGTCGTCCAGGATCCCGGCCCGCTTCTTCAATGGCTCGTCGGCGGCGCGCGGCATCGACATCAAG GTGTACCTGGGAGCTCAGCTTCAGCGCATGGAAGTGGAGAACCCCAACTACGCTCTGACAA GTCGCTTCCGACAGATCGAGGTGTTGACGACGGTGGCCAATCAGTTCATCCAGCTTTACGGTCACGTCTCCGGTCAGCCCGTCCAGAGCGTCAACGGCAGCAAGGATCAAG GCGGAGAAGGAGAGGTCATCAAAGACCAGTCGGCGCCGCCGTCGCTTTTTCAGAGGAAAAACTCTGCTCAGAACGTGGCCGACCGTCTGAGGAAGAGGCTGAGCAAGAACAACCTACTATCGGCGGCGTCCCAAGCCGCCGCGTCCGCCGCCGAGTCGGCCCCGCCCGCCCCCCTTGACGGGCGGGACGCCGTCGACAACCAGCACGCCGAGAAGAACGTCCGCAAGAAAGACGGACGCTCTCTGGAGACCGTCACCGAGGAGGGGGAACAACGCCCGAGCGTCCCCCCTGTTCAAAATGGCCACAGGTCTGCCCCGGAGGTGGTCCCGCCCCCTCTGGCCCCGCCCCTTCTTGCCCAGCTGCGTACGGTGACTGCGGCTGACTCTTTTGATATGGAGGAG ATTCAGAGCAACGAGGACGACGCTCTCCTGTCCAGAACGTCCCGAAGCTCAG ATCTACTGAGGACGGCCAGCCAGCAGTCAGACAGCAGCGGCTTTGCCGAGGAGACGTCGTCCGCCGACGCCGCCAACCTCAAG GTTCAGGTGAGCAGCGACAGCTGTGACAGCGAAACCACAGTCACTTCACACCCCTCTCAGGACGCGGCTACGCCAGTCGCCCTGGACCGACCGTCGTTCAACTTGCCGGACGCCCGGGCCGATGTCTCGGACACCGTTTCGGGGGCCGATGAGTCGGAACCCGCTTCCGGGGCCGAGGAGTCTCCACCGGTCGGTGGAGACGAGAAGTCGGAACTCTCTTCTTGCGAGGTCGAGAACTCTGAACCCGTTTGCGGTTCCGAGGATTCTGAACCGACTTCTGGGGCTCGGGGGTCGGAACCCGCCTCTGGCGCCGACAAATCGGAACGGGCTCGCAAAGTCGAGAGTTCGGAACCGACCGACTCGGAGGTGGCTTCTCGCGTACCCAAGGAGTCCCCTCAAGAACCAGACGGTAGTGTCAAGGAGTCCAACCTGATTTCTGTGGCCCAGGAGTCAAAACCCGCTTCTGGGACCGAGGAGTCAGAACCCGCCACTGGCGTCGAGCAATCGGAACCGACTCgcagtgccgagagtactgaacaGACTCGCGAGGCAGAGGATTCGGAGGCGGCTTCTCGTGTGCCCACAGAGTCACAGCAGGAATCGGCTCGCGGGGACAAGGTGTCTGCACCGATTTCTGAGGCCGAGGAGTCGGGACAAGCTTCTTCGCTGGATTGGGAAACGGGCGAGGAAGGCCATATTTCCCAGCTGGTGCCGCAGTACAAGGCCCACCAGCTTCCCAAGAACATTGCGCCAGAAGAACGAGGGCCGAGCGGCGATGGGGCACAACCTCGGGAATTCCCGGAAGAGACTCCGCACGACACCTGTGATGATCCGCCCCCGTCGGTTCCGTCGCCTTTCCGTCTCCCTGCCATGGACTCCCCCGTCCTAAGTGCCCTGAATCGCGTCAAGCAGCGTTTGGGCGACGCGGTCCCGCATCCCAGCAGAAGGCGTCATCGAAGCGGCCTTCCCTTACAGAGATCGTCGTCCCTGCCGTCTTCACTGCTGTTCCCAAGCAAGGTGGTGTCCACTGTCAAAATCCAGTTAGGCGGGGGCCGGGCGTATTTCGGCCAACCCCGCTACTCCTTCCGCTATGTCCAGGAGCCCGACGCTGACCCTGACACCGTCAACCCGTGCTCCTTCGTCTCTGCCCATGTCGTGGAGAAGTCGTCTGATTCTCGCGAACGGGACGGCTCCCCCCATCCCACGGTGCGCTCGTCAGGCTCTCTGAGGTGTGCCAGCCCCCCTGCCGATTGGCCCTGGATCACACAGAGCGTCCCCGATCTCTCTTTCGACCAGCAGCGGTTTGGACACTATCAGAGGGGTGGCACCCCTGATCCGGGACCGGATATCTTCCACTACCCCTGTCCCAGCCCCAGACCGGAGACCCCTATGTCCGCTCCCCACGTCAACCCACCCCCCCTTTACCCCGCTCATCTTCATCCCTACGCCAGTCTCCCCAACCTCGTCCACCCGTACGTGTCCTTCCACCAGCCCCCCGCGACTACGCCCCCCCACTACGCCAGCCTGTGGAGCCTCCCTTCTGGAACTCACGGGCCCCGCTACCACGCCGGCAACTACCACACGGCTTACCATTCCGTTCCCCACAGTCCGTCTTATCCGGGTTATCCCGTTTATGACCCCGGCCCCTTCCCCCCTTTGGCACCGGACCACGTTGCGCACCGGGGCGGCGCCCCGCCGGCTCCGGGCTTCCTTTCGGGCCTCGGCCAAAGTCCCGGCCCTCGCCGCGGCCTCGGGCACGGCCCTCATGTGAGTTCAAATCTGGGTCAGAGCCCCCACCCGGGTGTCGGCCAGGGTTACGGCCCCTACGCCAGTGTCGGCGGTCACGTTCACGGCCCCTACTTGGGGTTCGGCCCAGGTCATAGCCCTTACTCTGGTCCCGGCTGTTGTCCCGGCTCCCACTCGGGCTTTGGCCAAAGTTCCGGTCAGTTGCTGTCTGATACCGAGATGCAGCTGAGGAGGGTTCTGCATGACATCAGAGGAACCGTTCAAAGTCTCAACCAG CAACTTAGCGACGTCTCAAGCGCGTCCCCCGAAGCTTCCTCTCAACAG GCCTTTGCGGAACTTCGGCAGAAGCGACACAGTTTGAGCGTCTTCCGAGCGCAGATGAGCCACCTGGAGACGTCTGTCGGACGCCAGCAAGCGCTGGTCTACAAACACCTGAGCCCCGCCGACAG GCTGGAAGTGGAGCAGCTGGAGTCTCTGCGCTCGGCTGTCAAAGAAGAACTTCTGGAGTTGGAGCAACAGCTGGAGGAGAAACTTCTGGACATCATGACGCCACGCAAG GTTGCCAGCATGGATA